From Coffea arabica cultivar ET-39 chromosome 2e, Coffea Arabica ET-39 HiFi, whole genome shotgun sequence, the proteins below share one genomic window:
- the LOC113732360 gene encoding putative disease resistance RPP13-like protein 1 isoform X4: MAPMVDEITRRLESMKEQIKILHLAETVAKRPNKTRDRLPSTSLVESYVYGRENDKEEVLKLLLSNESSDDQVVVIPIVGMGGVGKTTLAQMVYNDDRVNEFFDSKAWACVSDDFDIVGVTKTILKAITRGVCDYEDLNMVQVKLSEALTRKRFLIVLDDVWNEKYEDWDILRRPFLVGSSGSKIIVTTRHHRVASVMSSTAGYSLKELTDDESLWLLARHALGRTNFDRHPNLEGIGRSIVRKCKNLPLAVKTLGGLLRARSTPDEWTDILNSEIWEIKEDQSDILPALRLSYYHLPAHLKPCFAYCSIFPKDYEFDKYELVLLWMAEGFLEESKASDLLEDIGDNYFKELLMRSFFQQSSSASSRFVMHDLINDLARYVGGDFCSRLTDDLEENIKCTILDKVRYTSFTSSMYGASQKFKTLQKAKHLRSFLPVSGKYDGDFYIAKKVITELLLELRYSRVLSFSGYAISDLPNSIGELIHLRYLNLSGTSLKVLPESLSNLCNLQTLRLRDCWGLINIPVGIRKLINLRHLENSNTSQLHEMPSGIDQLTSLQTLSKVVVSKNGGFRLNDLGNLSLLAGSLAILELQNVTNVQEARDANLKNKRDLDNIVLAWNSEYDGSLSKVLQQDLLEALRPHTNLTSLEIEFYKGDKFSSWVGDSSFTKLEEVSLRGCTHCKCLPSLGQLPALKDLSIQTMLEVKAVGTELCGKDCSREFSFPLLESLTFDDMPEWEEWTCLSSAGENECHFPLLQKLCISRCPKLKSIPVLQLPSLSELKLQKCSVGIAKCLYNLTSLNNLDFRQIIGLASLEDAFMQFPSGLEDITLRECHQLKNLWGSSNTVNLVQLKSLVVSECSQLSSLEELAVLPMLKYLKIESCSALQSLPTLSGLNILRISSCSALSCLPMDKLHLPQIRNLGIRHCQKLNLTPEIVIEDTSTSIESLEVVGCPCLNLRTMLGSVYSFASLRFLDIRDCDYDLDQLPTPSLERLSLCRCKNVSYLPSGLGRLKSLLLYSCSSPLLFPQGGFPPTLKFLDIEAGENLQLKPLSEWGLNRLTFLERFYIRGGYPGLESFSGSGDDGLALLPPTLRSVAIGDLPNLKSLSTFLRGLTALRYLHIFNCPELGSLPKESLRNPLQTLVINKCPLLGKRCLMDRGDYWPMIEDIPCVEIRSERIRSGSMHFFSYHSD; the protein is encoded by the exons ATGGCTCCCATGGTGGATGAAATAACTAGAAGATTGGAGAGCATGAAAGAACAAATCAAAATCCTCCATTTGGCAGAGACTGTAGCAAAGAGGCCGAACAAAACTAGGGATAGATTGCCATCAACTTCCTTGGTGGAGTCTTATGTTTACGGTCGAGAGAATGACAAAGAAGAGGTGCTGAAATTGCTCCTTTCAAATGAATCGAGTGATGATCAAGTGGTTGTGATACCAATTGTTGGCATGGGAGGGGTTGGTAAAACAACTCTTGCTCAAATGGTGTACAATGATGACAGAGTCAACGAATTTTTCGATTCCAAGGCTTGGGCTTGTGTTTCAGATGATTTTGACATTGTTGGGGTAACAAAGACAATCCTTAAAGCAATCACACGAGGTGTCTGTGATTATGAGGATCTGAATATGGTTCAAGTGAAACTGAGTGAGGCCTTGACCAGGAAGAGGTTTCTAATTGTTTTAGATGATGTTTGGAATGAAAAATACGAGGACTGGGACATCCTGCGCCGCCCATTTCTAGTTGGTTCATCTGGGAGCAAGATAATTGTCACCACTCGGCATCATAGGGTGGCATCAGTAATGTCTTCCACTGCTGGATATAGTCTGAAGGAGTTGACAGATGATGAAAGCTTATGGTTACTGGCAAGACATGCACTAGGAAGGACAAATTTTGACAGGCACCCCAATCTAGAAGGCATTGGTAGGAGTATTGTAAGGAAATGTAAGAACTTGCCCTTGGCCGTGAAGACTCTTGGAGGGCTGTTGCGTGCTAGATCGACCCCAGATGAATGGACGGATATACTGAACAGTGAGATATGGGAAATAAAAGAGGATCAAAGTGATATTCTTCCAGCACTAAGATTAAGCTATTATCATCTTCCTGCCCATCTAAAACCGTGCTTTGCTTACTGCTCCATATTTCCCAAGGACTATGAGTTTGACAAATATGAGCTTGTATTGCTCTGGATGGCAGAGGGTTTTCTCGAGGAATCAAAAGCAAGTGATCTTTTGGAGGACATAGGGGACAATTATTTTAAGGAGCTACTAATGAGGTCCTTCTTCCAGCAGTCAAGTTCCGCTAGTTCACGTTTTGTGATGCATGACCTTATTAACGATCTAGCTAGATATGTTGGTGGAGATTTTTGTTCCAGACTGACAGACGACTTGGAAGAGAACATCAAATGCACGATTCTTGACAAGGTTAGGTACACATCATTCACAAGTTCAATGTATGGAGCTTcacaaaagtttaaaacacTTCAGAAAGCAAAACATTTGCGGAGTTTCCTACCCGTTTCCGGCAAGTATGACGGCGACTTTTACATCGCTAAAAAGGTCATAACAGAACTTTTGCTGGAATTGCGATACTCAAGGGTGCTATCATTCAGTGGATATGCTATCTCTGATCTACCAAATTCCATTGGTGAATTAATACATCTAAGGTACCTGAATTTGTCTGGTACTTCGTTGAAAGTGTTGCCTGAATCATTGAGTAATCTTTGCAATTTACAAACACTACGTTTGCGCGACTGCTGGGGGCTGATTAACATACCGGTGGGTATTAGAAAATTAATTAACTTGCGCCATCTTGAAAATTCCAATACTAGTCAATTGCATGAGATGCCTTCAGGGATTGATCAGTTGACGAGCTTGCAGACACTATCCAAAGTGGTTGTGAGCAAAAATGGTGGGTTCAGGCTGAATGACTTGGGGAACTTGTCCTTACTGGCAGGGTCACTCGCCATTTTGGAGTTGCAAAATGTTACGAATGTTCAAGAAGCACGGGATGCCAATTTGAAGAACAAGAGGGACCTTGATAACATAGTATTGGCATGGAATAGTGAATATGATGGTTCTCTGAGTAAAGTTCTTCAACAAGATTTGCTCGAGGCACTACGACCACACACAAACCTAACGAGTCTTGAAATTGAGTTCTATAAGGGAGACAAATTCTCTTCCTGGGTGGGGGATTCTTCATTTACTAAATTAGAAGAAGTAAGCCTTAGAGGTTGTACACACTGCAAGTGTTTACCATCACTCGGGCAATTGCCTGCGCTCAAGGATTTGAGCATTCAAACCATGCTTGAGGTGAAGGCAGTAGGTACGGAGCTATGTGGCAAAGATTGCTCTCGGGAATTTTCCTTTCCATTGCTTGAAAGTCTAACATTTGATGACATGCCAGAATGGGAGGAATGGACTTGCTTAAGTTCAGCAGGAGAGAACGAATGCCACTTCCCTCTGCTCCAAAAGCTCTGTATAAGTAGATGCCCAAAGTTGAAAAGCATTCCTGTTTTGCAGCTTCCTTCACTCTCAGAACTAAAGTTGCAAAAGTGCTCGGTCGGAATTGCAAAATGTTTATACAATTTGACCTCATTAAACAATTTGGATTTTCGGCAGATTATAGGGCTTGCATCCCTCGAGGATGCGTTCATGCAGTTCCCATCAGGCCTTGAAGATATCACATTACGTGAGTGCCATCAACTGAAGAATTTGTGGGGCTCAAGTAATACTGTAAACCTTGTGCAGCTAAAATCTTTAGTTGTTTCAGAATGTTCACAGCTTTCATCCTTGGAGGAGCTTGCTGTTTTACCCATGCTTAAATATCTTAAGATAGAGAGTTGCAGTGCTCTCCAGTCTTTGCCTACATTATCTGGTCTTAACATATTGCGAATAAGCAGTTGCTCAGCCCTCAGTTGCTTGCCAATGGACAAGTTGCACCTCCCTCAGATTAGGAATCTTGGGATCAGACATTGCCAGAAACTGAACCTTACTCCGGAGATTGTCATAGAGGACACTAGCACATCGATTGAGAGTCTGGAAGTCGTTGGCTGCCCATGTCTGAATTTGAGAACAATGCTTGGTTCAGTCTACAGTTTTGCAAGTCTCCGGTTTTTGGATATTAGGGATTGTGATTATGATCTGGATCAATTGCCCACTCCAAGTTTGGAACGTCTTTCCTTGTGCAGATGCAAAAATGTTAGTTACTTGCCCAGTGGTTTGGGACGACTAAAATCTCTGTTGTTGTATTCTTGTTCAAGTCCTTTGTTATTTCCACAAGGAGGTTTTCCTCCCACTCTGAAGTTTCTTGACATAGAGGCAGGAGAAAACTTACAGCTGAAGCCCCTGTCAGAATGGGGACTCAACAGACTCACGTTTCTTGAAAGGTTCTACATCCGTGGTGGATATCCAGGGCTGGAATCATTTTCTGGTAGTGGTGATGATGGATTGGCTTTGCTTCCTCCAACTCTTAGGTCCGTTGCCATTGGTGACTTGCCAAATCTGAAATCGCTCTCCACGTTCTTGCGAGGTCTTACAGCTCTTCGATATCTGCATATCTTTAACTGCCCCGAGCTTGGATCCTTACCAAAGGAATCGCTGCGTAATCCGCTTCAAACTCTAGTAATTAATAAATGCCCACTTCTTGGGAAAAGGTGTTTGATGGATAGAGGAGACTACTGGCCCATGATTGAAGACATTCCCTGTGTGGAAATACGCAGTGAACGCATCAG ATCGGGTTCGATGCACTTTTTTTCTTATCATTCTGATTAA
- the LOC113732360 gene encoding putative disease resistance RPP13-like protein 1 isoform X1: MALIEVFLGAIIKVIFDKLASVDLKKFARSEGLDTQLKRWIQVLSLIQAVLDDAEDKQNMRIAVKQWLDDLQDLAYDMDDVIDEFSTEACRRKLMEAQGSTSKVRKVKIPSRCTNFSVKDYKFNRKMAPMVDEITRRLESMKEQIKILHLAETVAKRPNKTRDRLPSTSLVESYVYGRENDKEEVLKLLLSNESSDDQVVVIPIVGMGGVGKTTLAQMVYNDDRVNEFFDSKAWACVSDDFDIVGVTKTILKAITRGVCDYEDLNMVQVKLSEALTRKRFLIVLDDVWNEKYEDWDILRRPFLVGSSGSKIIVTTRHHRVASVMSSTAGYSLKELTDDESLWLLARHALGRTNFDRHPNLEGIGRSIVRKCKNLPLAVKTLGGLLRARSTPDEWTDILNSEIWEIKEDQSDILPALRLSYYHLPAHLKPCFAYCSIFPKDYEFDKYELVLLWMAEGFLEESKASDLLEDIGDNYFKELLMRSFFQQSSSASSRFVMHDLINDLARYVGGDFCSRLTDDLEENIKCTILDKVRYTSFTSSMYGASQKFKTLQKAKHLRSFLPVSGKYDGDFYIAKKVITELLLELRYSRVLSFSGYAISDLPNSIGELIHLRYLNLSGTSLKVLPESLSNLCNLQTLRLRDCWGLINIPVGIRKLINLRHLENSNTSQLHEMPSGIDQLTSLQTLSKVVVSKNGGFRLNDLGNLSLLAGSLAILELQNVTNVQEARDANLKNKRDLDNIVLAWNSEYDGSLSKVLQQDLLEALRPHTNLTSLEIEFYKGDKFSSWVGDSSFTKLEEVSLRGCTHCKCLPSLGQLPALKDLSIQTMLEVKAVGTELCGKDCSREFSFPLLESLTFDDMPEWEEWTCLSSAGENECHFPLLQKLCISRCPKLKSIPVLQLPSLSELKLQKCSVGIAKCLYNLTSLNNLDFRQIIGLASLEDAFMQFPSGLEDITLRECHQLKNLWGSSNTVNLVQLKSLVVSECSQLSSLEELAVLPMLKYLKIESCSALQSLPTLSGLNILRISSCSALSCLPMDKLHLPQIRNLGIRHCQKLNLTPEIVIEDTSTSIESLEVVGCPCLNLRTMLGSVYSFASLRFLDIRDCDYDLDQLPTPSLERLSLCRCKNVSYLPSGLGRLKSLLLYSCSSPLLFPQGGFPPTLKFLDIEAGENLQLKPLSEWGLNRLTFLERFYIRGGYPGLESFSGSGDDGLALLPPTLRSVAIGDLPNLKSLSTFLRGLTALRYLHIFNCPELGSLPKESLRNPLQTLVINKCPLLGKRCLMDRGDYWPMIEDIPCVEIRSERIRSGSMHFFSYHSD; the protein is encoded by the exons ATGGCACTGATAGAAGTCTTTCTTGGTGCAATCATCAAGGTGATATTTGACAAGCTTGCTTCTGTGGATTTGAAGAAATTTGCACGCTCAGAAGGCTTAGATACTCAGCTGAAACGATGGATCCAAGTGCTATCCCTGATTCAGGCAGTGCTTGATGATGCAGAGGACAAGCAGAATATGAGGATTGCTGTGAAGCAGTGGCTAGATGATCTTCAGGATTTGGCGTATGATATGGATGATGTGATCGACGAATTCTCCACTGAAGCTTGTCGAAGAAAGTTGATGGAAGCTCAAGGCTCTACTAGCAAGGTAAGAAAGGTTAAAATCCCTTCCCGTTGTACAAATTTTTCTGTTAAAGATTATAAGTTCAACAGAAAAATGGCTCCCATGGTGGATGAAATAACTAGAAGATTGGAGAGCATGAAAGAACAAATCAAAATCCTCCATTTGGCAGAGACTGTAGCAAAGAGGCCGAACAAAACTAGGGATAGATTGCCATCAACTTCCTTGGTGGAGTCTTATGTTTACGGTCGAGAGAATGACAAAGAAGAGGTGCTGAAATTGCTCCTTTCAAATGAATCGAGTGATGATCAAGTGGTTGTGATACCAATTGTTGGCATGGGAGGGGTTGGTAAAACAACTCTTGCTCAAATGGTGTACAATGATGACAGAGTCAACGAATTTTTCGATTCCAAGGCTTGGGCTTGTGTTTCAGATGATTTTGACATTGTTGGGGTAACAAAGACAATCCTTAAAGCAATCACACGAGGTGTCTGTGATTATGAGGATCTGAATATGGTTCAAGTGAAACTGAGTGAGGCCTTGACCAGGAAGAGGTTTCTAATTGTTTTAGATGATGTTTGGAATGAAAAATACGAGGACTGGGACATCCTGCGCCGCCCATTTCTAGTTGGTTCATCTGGGAGCAAGATAATTGTCACCACTCGGCATCATAGGGTGGCATCAGTAATGTCTTCCACTGCTGGATATAGTCTGAAGGAGTTGACAGATGATGAAAGCTTATGGTTACTGGCAAGACATGCACTAGGAAGGACAAATTTTGACAGGCACCCCAATCTAGAAGGCATTGGTAGGAGTATTGTAAGGAAATGTAAGAACTTGCCCTTGGCCGTGAAGACTCTTGGAGGGCTGTTGCGTGCTAGATCGACCCCAGATGAATGGACGGATATACTGAACAGTGAGATATGGGAAATAAAAGAGGATCAAAGTGATATTCTTCCAGCACTAAGATTAAGCTATTATCATCTTCCTGCCCATCTAAAACCGTGCTTTGCTTACTGCTCCATATTTCCCAAGGACTATGAGTTTGACAAATATGAGCTTGTATTGCTCTGGATGGCAGAGGGTTTTCTCGAGGAATCAAAAGCAAGTGATCTTTTGGAGGACATAGGGGACAATTATTTTAAGGAGCTACTAATGAGGTCCTTCTTCCAGCAGTCAAGTTCCGCTAGTTCACGTTTTGTGATGCATGACCTTATTAACGATCTAGCTAGATATGTTGGTGGAGATTTTTGTTCCAGACTGACAGACGACTTGGAAGAGAACATCAAATGCACGATTCTTGACAAGGTTAGGTACACATCATTCACAAGTTCAATGTATGGAGCTTcacaaaagtttaaaacacTTCAGAAAGCAAAACATTTGCGGAGTTTCCTACCCGTTTCCGGCAAGTATGACGGCGACTTTTACATCGCTAAAAAGGTCATAACAGAACTTTTGCTGGAATTGCGATACTCAAGGGTGCTATCATTCAGTGGATATGCTATCTCTGATCTACCAAATTCCATTGGTGAATTAATACATCTAAGGTACCTGAATTTGTCTGGTACTTCGTTGAAAGTGTTGCCTGAATCATTGAGTAATCTTTGCAATTTACAAACACTACGTTTGCGCGACTGCTGGGGGCTGATTAACATACCGGTGGGTATTAGAAAATTAATTAACTTGCGCCATCTTGAAAATTCCAATACTAGTCAATTGCATGAGATGCCTTCAGGGATTGATCAGTTGACGAGCTTGCAGACACTATCCAAAGTGGTTGTGAGCAAAAATGGTGGGTTCAGGCTGAATGACTTGGGGAACTTGTCCTTACTGGCAGGGTCACTCGCCATTTTGGAGTTGCAAAATGTTACGAATGTTCAAGAAGCACGGGATGCCAATTTGAAGAACAAGAGGGACCTTGATAACATAGTATTGGCATGGAATAGTGAATATGATGGTTCTCTGAGTAAAGTTCTTCAACAAGATTTGCTCGAGGCACTACGACCACACACAAACCTAACGAGTCTTGAAATTGAGTTCTATAAGGGAGACAAATTCTCTTCCTGGGTGGGGGATTCTTCATTTACTAAATTAGAAGAAGTAAGCCTTAGAGGTTGTACACACTGCAAGTGTTTACCATCACTCGGGCAATTGCCTGCGCTCAAGGATTTGAGCATTCAAACCATGCTTGAGGTGAAGGCAGTAGGTACGGAGCTATGTGGCAAAGATTGCTCTCGGGAATTTTCCTTTCCATTGCTTGAAAGTCTAACATTTGATGACATGCCAGAATGGGAGGAATGGACTTGCTTAAGTTCAGCAGGAGAGAACGAATGCCACTTCCCTCTGCTCCAAAAGCTCTGTATAAGTAGATGCCCAAAGTTGAAAAGCATTCCTGTTTTGCAGCTTCCTTCACTCTCAGAACTAAAGTTGCAAAAGTGCTCGGTCGGAATTGCAAAATGTTTATACAATTTGACCTCATTAAACAATTTGGATTTTCGGCAGATTATAGGGCTTGCATCCCTCGAGGATGCGTTCATGCAGTTCCCATCAGGCCTTGAAGATATCACATTACGTGAGTGCCATCAACTGAAGAATTTGTGGGGCTCAAGTAATACTGTAAACCTTGTGCAGCTAAAATCTTTAGTTGTTTCAGAATGTTCACAGCTTTCATCCTTGGAGGAGCTTGCTGTTTTACCCATGCTTAAATATCTTAAGATAGAGAGTTGCAGTGCTCTCCAGTCTTTGCCTACATTATCTGGTCTTAACATATTGCGAATAAGCAGTTGCTCAGCCCTCAGTTGCTTGCCAATGGACAAGTTGCACCTCCCTCAGATTAGGAATCTTGGGATCAGACATTGCCAGAAACTGAACCTTACTCCGGAGATTGTCATAGAGGACACTAGCACATCGATTGAGAGTCTGGAAGTCGTTGGCTGCCCATGTCTGAATTTGAGAACAATGCTTGGTTCAGTCTACAGTTTTGCAAGTCTCCGGTTTTTGGATATTAGGGATTGTGATTATGATCTGGATCAATTGCCCACTCCAAGTTTGGAACGTCTTTCCTTGTGCAGATGCAAAAATGTTAGTTACTTGCCCAGTGGTTTGGGACGACTAAAATCTCTGTTGTTGTATTCTTGTTCAAGTCCTTTGTTATTTCCACAAGGAGGTTTTCCTCCCACTCTGAAGTTTCTTGACATAGAGGCAGGAGAAAACTTACAGCTGAAGCCCCTGTCAGAATGGGGACTCAACAGACTCACGTTTCTTGAAAGGTTCTACATCCGTGGTGGATATCCAGGGCTGGAATCATTTTCTGGTAGTGGTGATGATGGATTGGCTTTGCTTCCTCCAACTCTTAGGTCCGTTGCCATTGGTGACTTGCCAAATCTGAAATCGCTCTCCACGTTCTTGCGAGGTCTTACAGCTCTTCGATATCTGCATATCTTTAACTGCCCCGAGCTTGGATCCTTACCAAAGGAATCGCTGCGTAATCCGCTTCAAACTCTAGTAATTAATAAATGCCCACTTCTTGGGAAAAGGTGTTTGATGGATAGAGGAGACTACTGGCCCATGATTGAAGACATTCCCTGTGTGGAAATACGCAGTGAACGCATCAG ATCGGGTTCGATGCACTTTTTTTCTTATCATTCTGATTAA